A DNA window from Setaria viridis chromosome 2, Setaria_viridis_v4.0, whole genome shotgun sequence contains the following coding sequences:
- the LOC117843509 gene encoding coatomer subunit gamma-2 → MAQPLVVKKDDDLDEEEYYSPFLGIEKGAVLQEARVFHDPQLDARRCCQVITKLLYLLNQGDTFTKVEATEVFFATTKLFQSKDAGLRRMVYLMIKELSPSADEVIIVTSSLMKDMNSKTDMYRANAIRVLCRIIDSTLLTQIERYLKQAIVDKNPVVASAALVSGIYLLQTSPEVVKRWSNEVQEAVQSRAALVQFHALALLHQIRQNDRLAVSKLVTSLTRGSVRSPLAQCLLIRYTSQVIRESGTNQSGDRPFFDFLESCLRNKAEMVILEAARAITELNGVTSRELTPAITVLQLFLSSSKPVLRFAAVRTLNKVASTHPLAVTNCNIDMESLISDQNRSIATLAITTLLKTGNESSVDRLMKQMTNFMSDIADEFKIVVVEAIRSLCLKFPLKYRSLMNFLSNILREEGGFEYKKAIVDSIIILIRDIPDAKESGLFHLCEFIEDCEFTYLSTQILHFLGNEGPKTSDPSKYIRYIYNRVILENATVRAGAVSTLAKFGALVDSLKPRIFVLLRRCLFDGDDEVRDRATLYLKLLGGEATVGETEKDVNEFLFGSLDVPLVNLETSLRNYEPSDVPFDISSVPKETKSQPLAEKKSTGKKPTGPASALSGPVSTVDASYEKLLSSIPEFADFGKLFKSSAPVELTEAETEYSVNVVKHIYDGHIVLQYNCTNTIPEQLLEQVIVFVDASEADEFLEVTSKPLESLPYDSPGQTFVAFEKPEGVIATGKFSNILKFIVKEVDPSTGEAEDDGVEDEYQLEDLEIVSADYMLKVGVSNFRNAWENMDPESERVDEYGLGVREGLAEAVSAVISILGMQPCEGTDVVPSNSRSHTCLLSGVFIGNVKVLVRLSFGITSSKEVAMKLAVRSDDPEISDKIHEIVANG, encoded by the exons ATGGCGCAGCCGCTCGTCGTGAAGAAGGACGACGACCTCGACGAGGAag AGTACTACTCGCCGTTCCTCGGCATCGAGAAGGGCGCCGTGCTGCAGGAGGCCCGCGTCTTCCACGACCCGCAGCTCGACGCGCGGCGATGCTGCCAG GTCATTACCAAGCTTCTATACCTGCTCAACCAGGGCGACACCTTTACCAAG GTGGAGGCCACGGAGGTCTTCTTTGCAACAACCAAGCTGTTCCAGTCCAAGGATGCTGGGCTTAGGAGGATGGTGTAcctcatgatcaaggaactctCGCCTTCAGCTGATGAG GTTATCATAGTCACCAGCTCTTTGATGAAGGACATGAATAGCAAAACTGACATGTACCGTGCAAACGCTATTAGAGTACTCTGTCGTATTATCGACTCAACTCTACTCACCCAAATCGAGAGGTATTTGAAGCAAGCCATTGTTGATAAGAATCCTGTTGTGGCCAGTGCGGCCCTTGTTAGTGGCATCTACTTGCTTCAG ACAAGTCCGGAAGTCGTGAAAAGATGGAGCAATGAAGTTCAGGAGGCTGTGCAGTCAAGAGCTGCTCTTGTGCAGTTTCATGCCCTTGCTCTTCTTCACCAA ATTAGACAAAATGACCGATTGGCTGTCAGCAAGCTCGTCACTAGTTTGACCAGGGGTTCGGTTCGCTCACCTTTGGCCCAATGCCTGCTTATTCGCTACACTAGCCAG GTGATTAGAGAGTCTGGCACGAACCAAAGTGGAGATCGCCCTTTCTTTGATTTCCTCGAGTCCTGTCTCCGGAACAAAGCAGAAATGGTCATACTTGAGGCTGCAAGAGCGATAACTGAACTGAATGGTGTCACAAGCCGCGAGCTTACACCTGCAATTACTGTGCTGCAGCTGTTCTTAAGTTCATCCAAACCTGTTCTCAGATTCGCAGCTGTTCGCACACTTAATAAG GTTGCATCAACTCATCCTTTGGCTGTCACGAACTGTAACATAGATATGGAGAGCTTAATCTCTGATCAGAACAGGAGTATTGCAACCCTTGCGATCACAACACTGTTGAAGACAGGCAATGAGTCAAGTGTTGATCGTTTAATGAAACAGATGACCAACTTTATGTCAGATATAGCTGATGAATTCAAGATCGTTGTTGTCGAAGCAATAAGATCCCTGTGTTTGAAGTTCCCTCTGAAATATCGCTCGCT GATGAACTTCTTGAGTAATATTCTACGAGAAGAGGGTGGATTTGAGTACAAGAAAGCCATAGTTGATTCAATTATCATACTCATTAGAGATATTCCTGATGCAAAGGAAAGTGGTTTGTTTCACTTATGTGAATTCATAGAAGACTGTGAATTCACCTATTTGTCCACTCAG ATTCTTCACTTTTTGGGAAATGAAGGCCCAAAAACATCAGATCCCAGTAAATACATTCGTTATATATACAATAGAGTGATACTTGAAAATGCTACGGTTCGTGCTGGTGCAGTAAGCACATTGGCAAAGTTTGGTGCGTTGGTTGACTCACTCAAG CCTCGCATATTCGTCCTCCTGAGACGTTGCCTgtttgatggtgatgatgag GTGCGTGACAGAGCGACCCTTTACCTCAAGTTGTTAGGTGGGGAAGCTACAGTTGGTGAGACTGAGAAGGACGTGAATGAGTTTCTCTTTGGTTCACTTGATGTTCCACTAGTAAACTTGGAGACAAGCCTGCGTAATTAT GAACCTTCGGATGTACCTTTTGATATTTCGTCTGTTCCAAAGGAGACAAAATCACAACCACTTGCTGAGAAGAAGTCTACAGGCAAGAAACCGACTGGTCCGGCATCTGCTCTCAGTGGCCCTGTTTCTACTGTTGACGCATCTTATGAGAAGCTTCTTTCATCCATTCCTGAATTTGCTGATTTTGGAAAGCTATTTAAG TCATCAGCACCTGTAGAATTGACTGAAGCTGAGACTGAATATTCAGTTAATGTTGTGAAGCATATTTATGATGGACATATTGTGCTCCAATACAACTGTACCAATACAATTCCTGAACAATTGCTTGAACAG GTGATTGTTTTTGTTGATGCTTCGGAGGCTGATGAATTTTTAGAAGTTACCTCGAAGCCTTTGGAATCCTTACCTTATGATTCCCCTGGACAGACCTTTGTGGCTTTTGAAAAGCCTGAAGGTGTCATTGCCACCGGCAAGTTCTCAAATATACTGAAATTCATTGTTAAGGAG GTTGATCCATCCACAGGTGAAGCTGAGGATGATGGTGTTGAAGACGAGTACCAGCTTGAAGATCTTGAAATTGTTTCTGCTGATTATATGTTGAAGGTGGGAGTATCCAACTTCCGAAATGCCTGGGAAAACATGGATCCAGAGAGTGAGCGGGTTGATGAGTATGGACTTGGAGTAAGGGAAGGCTTAGCTGAGGCTGTTAGTGCTGTTATAAGCATCCTCGGGATGCAGCCTTGTGAG GGTACTGACGTGGTCCCAAGCAATTCAAGGTCGCACACTTGTCTGCTCTCCGGTGTATTTATCGGCAACGTGAAAGTCTTGGTGAGGCTGTCATTCGGAATCACTTcttcgaaggaggtggccaTGAAGCTTGCTGTCAGATCAGATGACCCAGAGATCAGTGACAAGATCCACGAGATTGTTGCTAATGGCTAA